Part of the Sulfuricurvum kujiense DSM 16994 genome, TTGCACGGGTAGCGGTTGCGTAGGCGATCGCCTCTTTTTTATGCATCCCTTTATCCGACATCAACGATTTTGTAAAGTCGATCAACAGCAAGGAGTTGCGCGAACTGATACCGATGAGCGCAATAAACCCGATCAATGATGTCGCTGTCAAAAAGAAGGTATCGGCGGTAAATATATTCATAATGAAGTGACCGAAAATAACTCCGATGATGGAGAGAAAACTTCCCAATAAAACGATTCCGCTAAGGACAAAACTTTTGTAATACACGACCATAAGGAGGAAAATCAATATTAGCGCCGCGATGAATGCACCGCCCAGATCGACAAACGTATCCAATGTCACTTTCATCTCTCCGTCCCATTTAAGATCATAGACCTCTTTGGTTTTTTTATCAATAAGTCGTAGATTGAATAAGCCTGTTTTGGAAATCTCATATTCGTCGCTGAAAGTATCGAGGATGACATTGCGCGCCGCCATCAACGGATAAACTTGGGAAACCATATCGGTTTCTGCTAAAACATTGGTCATTTGGTGCAAATCTTTCGTCATAATCATCGGATTGGATTTGACCGGGACGATATCGACAACCTCGGTAATCGGAACCATCATCCCCATCTGATTCATCAGTTTGAGGCTTGCGAGTTTGTATTCGATAGAAAGTTTGTCGCGCGCAGCGAATTTTTTTCCCTCCGGGGTCAATGTCAGGAAAATAGGAATTTGATCGGTCGCTTTTTGAGAGTTTTTAACCGCAACGCCCATCCCCTCAAATGCAAGGTACAAAATATCGTTGACCTGTTTGACATTGAGCCCTGAGAGGCTTATTTTATCGGTATTGACACGCACTTCGAATTTATCGTAAATCTCATCTTGCATAATATCGATGTCGACAAGACCGTCCGTTTTTCGAAAAACTCCTTCTACACGCTCAGCCAAGTGGCGGATACCTTCGGCTTTGCTGCCGTAGATTTCGGCTACGATAGCCGCCATGGTCGGAGGACCTGCCGGGGGCTCGATAAATTTGATATTGGTCTGAGGATATAAGTTTTCACACTGTTTTACGATAACAGGACGAAGACGCTGAACCATCATATAAGAGGGTTCGTCACGGTCATGTTTTTTGGTCAGATTAACCACAACTTCGGCAACGTTTTCGCTGTTTTTGAAGTGGCTCCCTTTGATCAGTCCGGCAAAATCAAGCGGAGAACCGCTTCCTAAAAAGACCTCGGTATCTAAAGCTTCATGCTCATGCTGCAAGACCCCGACGACACATTCACTGACTTGACGGGTTTGTTCGATGGAGCTTCCGTTGGCCAAATCGATATAAATAGAGTAGGTGTCGTTATTTTTGCCCGGAAGCATTTTCGCCAAAACCAGCTTGGTCGGAATAAAGGCGACGGCTACTATAAAGGCGATGAGCGTTGCCACTAAAACCTTTTTTTTCTTAGCCGGAGTATTAAGCATATCGAGCAAATAATTTTCAAATTTTTTATACATCAGTGGGAATCTCCGTGGTGTTCGGGTTTTTTAAGGAGCCGTACCGCCAAATACGGTGTAAAAATGTAGGCTACAAAGAGTGACGCCACCAACGCGACAGGAACGTTTGCCGGAATCGGTTTCATGAATTGCCCCATCATTTGGCCGACGAAAGCCATCGGAACCATTGTAAGAATAATAGCTAGGGTTGCGATGTTGGTCGGTGCCCCGATTTCATCGGTTGCTTCGATCATCAGTTCATCGACATCCATATCTGCTGCACCCGGTGCATGGAAATGGCGGTGAATATTTTCGATAACGATAATGGCCGCATCGACCAAAAGCCCCAAACTCAGTAAAAAGGCAAAGAGGGTGATCCGATTGATCGTTTGGCCGGTAAGGTAAGCGATAAAAAGGGTGATTGCCAAGATAGCCGGAACGGTAAAGGTGACGATCAGCGATTCTCTCCAACCCAAAACGAAGACAAGCAAGATAGCGATAATAACGATCGAGAGAAGGAGATGGAATACGAGTTCGTTAACCGCTTCATTCGCCCGCTCACCGTCATTTCGGGTAATAACGTAGCTGATCCCCTCAGATTTCATCTGCTCTTTGTACTTTTCAAGTTCTTCTTTGACCGCTTCGGCGATTATGACGGCATTAGTTCCCTGAAGTTTGGAAACGGTGAGGGTAACCTGATCTTTCAGCGGCGAGAATTTTCCTTCCTCCCCTTTGACACTGACCAAAGCTGATTTGAAATTTTGAATATCCTCTCCGGCGGTGATAGTGGCGACATCGCGCAGATAAATCGCAGAGCCGCCGTATTGGGCGACAATGATATTTCCGACGTCTTCGACGCTGTCGATAGCGTTGCGGACGCCGATCATGACGATTTCATTTTTTTCGGTTTTCCCTTTGATTTCGGGAACGTTATAGGCCAATGACTGGGTCGCTTGGACGATTTGCCCCAGAGACAGGTTATATCCGGCAAGACGGTTCATGTCGACCAATACGTTGTATTGGTGTTTTTTCGCCCCTTTGATATCGGTTATGGCAACATTCGGCAACCCGTTGATATGGTGCTGAATTTCTTTCACATGATCGTAGAGAAGGGTCGGGTCCATTTTAGGATTATTGGAATAAAAGGCTACCGAAACGATCGGGATATCGACGTCGATATCGAGCGGTTTGATGATCGGTTGCATGGCTCCTTTGGGGAGGATACTCATGTTTTGCATGATTTTGTCGTAGATTTTGAGGTTAGAATCCTCTTTGGCCTCTCCGATAAAAAATGCGGCATTGATAACCGCAACGTTGTCCATTGCCATCCCGTAGATGTGTTCTATCCCTTTGACCTCTTTGAGTTTGCGTTCAAGAGGCTTGACGATAACGTTTTCAACTTCGTTGGCAGTCGCCCCGGGGAGGGCAATAATGACGGTAGATCCGCTGACAACCATTTGCGGGTTCTCTTCGCGCGGCATAAGCATGAGAGCCATATACCCGATAACCAGGAGAAAAATTCCGAGGATCGGCGTTAGGGGATTGCGCAAAAAGCCTTTGGCAAGCTTTCCGGCAGAATCGGTGGGTTGGTAGGAGTGTGGAGCGTGCATCGTGATCCTTACTCGATATCAACAGTGGCATACATTCCGGGATAGACGGTTTGTTTGGCACTGAACGATACTTTGATTCTAAAGGTATGGGTCATCGGATTGGAGCTCGGGATAATGGCACTGACCCGCCCGATCCCGACATAGTTTACGGAAGGGATGGTCACTTTCACTTTTTTCCCCATCGGCACGAGCTGAAGATTGTTTTCGGCTACTTCGACTTCGATTTTAAGGGCATTTAAATCGGATAAGACGATTGCCGGCATTCCCGGCATCGCCATCTCTCCCACTTTGATGTTTTTAGCGACGACGACACCGTTATTGGGGGCGGTAACGCGAAGATAGTTGTATTGGTTATTGACCTCTTGCAGACGGGCTTTGGCCTGATTGACTTGACGCTCGCCGATAGCGATCATGTTTTGAAGGTTCTTTTTGGAAAGCTCAAGGTTTTCAACTTCGAATTTGCTTACCATGTCCTGAGTCAAAAGACGTTTGTTCCGTTCCAGATTAAGTTGGAGATTGGCATACTGGTTCTGGTACATTTGTAACGAAAGTTCGGCTTGGGCGATGCCGAGTTCCACTTGGGTTTTTGCCGAATCGATCTCTTTGGAATCGATCGTATACAGAAGCTGTCCTTTGGAAACACGTGATCCTTCTGAGACATTGACACTGGTCACGAACCCCATATTGCGGCTAGTGATCATTTTCTGGTTATCGCTGATAACGCTGCCTGAGAGGCTGATCCCTGCAGCACTGAGGGTTGAGGCGAGGGCGAGGGATGTAATCCAAAATTTCATTATTTGACTCCGTTGCTAAGTTTTTCGAGGGCGAAAATTCGCTCGTTTCGTTGATTTTTGACCATCTGTAGATTAAGTACTTTTTCGATTTGCTGGGACTGTTTGATAATGACGTCGCTCATAGAGGCGAGGTGTTCATGATAACGCCCCTCGTAGTTTTTATAGATCGTATCGGAGAGTTCCAGCTCTTTTTCCAAGCTTTTGACTTGAGAGTTCAGGCTATCGATTTCGGTTCGGATTTTATCGTATTGAAGGGCGATCCCTTTTTTAGCCAGTTCCACTTCGGTGGTTGTTTTTAGCTTTTCGATACGGGCCTTTTCCAGAGCATTTTTGTCTACGGCACCGTTAAAAAGGTTCCAGCTGAGTTTTGCTCCGACGGTGTAAGCTTTGTGGTCGTTGAAATTGCCTAAAAATGTATCATCGGCGCTGCTGGCTTCGGCAAAAGCACCGATTTGAGGAAGAAACGGTGCATAGGCAAGGTCGACCATACGATCACGGATTTCCAGCCCCTCATGCGCTTTTTTCAGATCGGTATTGTTGGACAATACGTCTTCTTCGCTGATGAGCGAAGCCGGATAATCCGAAGCGGGAAGTTCGATCTCGGTGACATTTTCGTTGAGTAAAAAACTGAGGTAGTGATAGAGGAGTTTTTTGTTTGCTTCCATCTCGGTAAGGCTGCGTTCGACGTTCGCTTTTTTCGCTTCCACTTCGAGAAGATCGACTTTTTTCGCATACCCCTCCTGGAGCATCATTTGCGTGGTCCGTTCCAAGGTCGAGATGTTTTTATGGATGGTATTCATTTGGTCGATAGAGTGTTGCAAAAGTGCCATATCGTAATAGCTTTTACGCAATTCATACCGTTTTTCGGTTTTCATATGGTCAGAATCAAGTTTTTTGATCTGCTCCATCTTCTCGGCAATATCGCCGTATGCACTTAATTTGCCGCCGGTGAAGATAGGGAGCATGTAGGTGAGTTTACTTTGGTAGTAGTTTTGGTAGCCCGGATAGTTAAGCCGTTTGGGCGGAGTCGTATAATCGGGTGAACCGGCCATAAAATTGGCCATGAATTCATCAGCGCTGAAATCGCCGAAATTAGCTTCACGCGAGCTGAGTTTAAATCCGAAAACGTTTCCGGCATCGTTGGAGCGTACGAAGTTTTGGGTCAAGTCAAGCGAGCCGAAATTGTACCCTTTCGCAATCGACGTATCGCGCTGCGCGCTTTGCAAATCAAGGGCGGCGGTTTTGATTTCAAGATTGTTGTTTTCTAAAATTTCCAGTGCCGCAGGGAGTGAAAGACCTGCACCGAATAGGTTGCAGGAGCCGATCAAAAGCGTTGCGCTGAAGACACGTGAAAAGGCTGTCATGAACATTGATCCTTTTATAATGTATTTGTGATTCTAATCAATCATATAAGATTATTATACACATTAACGTATTTAATAGAGCTAAAAACTGTCACAGATTTCTCTGATTACTGTGGTAAATCATACCATAAGTTACATCGGGTTTGAAATTCGGTGCAGTTTCGGGTAAAATTCGGACAAATAAAAGACAAAAAAAGGTTTCCTGATGGCAACAATCGGTATGGGTGATATCAAAAAAGGTGTACGTTTGGAGATTACGGGTGTACCGTATAAAGTAGTAGAGTTCCAACACGTTAAACCGGGTAAAGGGGCGGCATTCGTCCGTTGTAAAGTAAAAAGTTTTCTTAACGGTAAAGTGATCGAGAAAACGATTCATGCCGGTGATAAATTCGAAGTACCGAATATGGCGCATAAAACGATGCAGTTTTTGTATGATGACGGCGAAATGCTTCAGTTTATGGACAATGAAAGCTATGAGCAACTCGGTTTGACGTACGATCAATGCGACGATGCGATGAAATGGATCAAAGACGGTACAAGCGTTCAAATGGTATTCCATAACGGCAATGCAATCAGCGTTGACGCTCCTGAAATTATGGAACTCAAAATCGTTGAAACGGCTCCAAATTTCAAGGGTGATACTTCAAGTGCCTCTAAAAAACCGGCTACTCTTGAAACCGGTGCGGTAGTCCAGGTTCCTTACCATGTTTTGGAAGGGGATATTATCCGCGTCAACACCGTTGAGGGTGAATATATGGAGAAAGTGAAATAATTCACTCTCCCCGCGGAAATTTTCCGCGGACCGCTTTTTCTGCACTGTTTAATTACAATTTAAATTACAATCATTTTTTATTTTCTCAGAGTACAATAACAGCAGCTATCGATAAAGGAGAGCCAATGTCTAGTATTTTAGTCCCTATTGCAGAGGGTTTTGAAGAGATTGAAGCTATTAGTATTATTGATGTATTGCGACGTGCGGGTATCAACGTCATTATAGGGACATTGACTCAGAATCTCCTGGTCAAAGGGGCTCACGGTATTACAATCCAAGCAGATACCCCAATTAAAGGGATGCATGCGGACGAACTCGATATGATCGTTCTTCCGGGGGGGTGGGGAGGAACAAAAGCTCTTGCACACGATACGGTTGTTCAGGAACTTCTCAAAGAGATGGATGCGGCAGGGAAAAATATCGGTGCCATCTGTGCCGCCCCTTTTGCATTACACGCCGCAGGAGTTTTGAAAGAGGGATATACCTGCTATCCCGGAATTGAAGAAGAAATTGATATCGCCGGATTTACCGGGGACGAATATGCCGTCGTCGAAAGTGGCAACGTCATGACATCGCGCGGCCCGGGAACCGCTATTTGTTTTGCTCTCTCCATTGCAGAAAAATTTGTGGGATATGAGAGCGCCCAAAAATTACGAAAAGGACTTTTGGCAGATTATTGTGCATCACTTTAAACTTTTTTTAGCACTTTTTTCGATGACTGCTGCCGCGACGGCGGATATAAAACTTTCTGAAAAAGAAGCTTATTCACAAGAACAGGCTATCGAAT contains:
- a CDS encoding efflux RND transporter periplasmic adaptor subunit encodes the protein MKFWITSLALASTLSAAGISLSGSVISDNQKMITSRNMGFVTSVNVSEGSRVSKGQLLYTIDSKEIDSAKTQVELGIAQAELSLQMYQNQYANLQLNLERNKRLLTQDMVSKFEVENLELSKKNLQNMIAIGERQVNQAKARLQEVNNQYNYLRVTAPNNGVVVAKNIKVGEMAMPGMPAIVLSDLNALKIEVEVAENNLQLVPMGKKVKVTIPSVNYVGIGRVSAIIPSSNPMTHTFRIKVSFSAKQTVYPGMYATVDIE
- a CDS encoding DJ-1 family glyoxalase III, whose translation is MSSILVPIAEGFEEIEAISIIDVLRRAGINVIIGTLTQNLLVKGAHGITIQADTPIKGMHADELDMIVLPGGWGGTKALAHDTVVQELLKEMDAAGKNIGAICAAPFALHAAGVLKEGYTCYPGIEEEIDIAGFTGDEYAVVESGNVMTSRGPGTAICFALSIAEKFVGYESAQKLRKGLLADYCASL
- a CDS encoding TolC family protein; translation: MTAFSRVFSATLLIGSCNLFGAGLSLPAALEILENNNLEIKTAALDLQSAQRDTSIAKGYNFGSLDLTQNFVRSNDAGNVFGFKLSSREANFGDFSADEFMANFMAGSPDYTTPPKRLNYPGYQNYYQSKLTYMLPIFTGGKLSAYGDIAEKMEQIKKLDSDHMKTEKRYELRKSYYDMALLQHSIDQMNTIHKNISTLERTTQMMLQEGYAKKVDLLEVEAKKANVERSLTEMEANKKLLYHYLSFLLNENVTEIELPASDYPASLISEEDVLSNNTDLKKAHEGLEIRDRMVDLAYAPFLPQIGAFAEASSADDTFLGNFNDHKAYTVGAKLSWNLFNGAVDKNALEKARIEKLKTTTEVELAKKGIALQYDKIRTEIDSLNSQVKSLEKELELSDTIYKNYEGRYHEHLASMSDVIIKQSQQIEKVLNLQMVKNQRNERIFALEKLSNGVK
- a CDS encoding efflux RND transporter permease subunit; this translates as MHAPHSYQPTDSAGKLAKGFLRNPLTPILGIFLLVIGYMALMLMPREENPQMVVSGSTVIIALPGATANEVENVIVKPLERKLKEVKGIEHIYGMAMDNVAVINAAFFIGEAKEDSNLKIYDKIMQNMSILPKGAMQPIIKPLDIDVDIPIVSVAFYSNNPKMDPTLLYDHVKEIQHHINGLPNVAITDIKGAKKHQYNVLVDMNRLAGYNLSLGQIVQATQSLAYNVPEIKGKTEKNEIVMIGVRNAIDSVEDVGNIIVAQYGGSAIYLRDVATITAGEDIQNFKSALVSVKGEEGKFSPLKDQVTLTVSKLQGTNAVIIAEAVKEELEKYKEQMKSEGISYVITRNDGERANEAVNELVFHLLLSIVIIAILLVFVLGWRESLIVTFTVPAILAITLFIAYLTGQTINRITLFAFLLSLGLLVDAAIIVIENIHRHFHAPGAADMDVDELMIEATDEIGAPTNIATLAIILTMVPMAFVGQMMGQFMKPIPANVPVALVASLFVAYIFTPYLAVRLLKKPEHHGDSH
- a CDS encoding efflux RND transporter permease subunit, coding for MYKKFENYLLDMLNTPAKKKKVLVATLIAFIVAVAFIPTKLVLAKMLPGKNNDTYSIYIDLANGSSIEQTRQVSECVVGVLQHEHEALDTEVFLGSGSPLDFAGLIKGSHFKNSENVAEVVVNLTKKHDRDEPSYMMVQRLRPVIVKQCENLYPQTNIKFIEPPAGPPTMAAIVAEIYGSKAEGIRHLAERVEGVFRKTDGLVDIDIMQDEIYDKFEVRVNTDKISLSGLNVKQVNDILYLAFEGMGVAVKNSQKATDQIPIFLTLTPEGKKFAARDKLSIEYKLASLKLMNQMGMMVPITEVVDIVPVKSNPMIMTKDLHQMTNVLAETDMVSQVYPLMAARNVILDTFSDEYEISKTGLFNLRLIDKKTKEVYDLKWDGEMKVTLDTFVDLGGAFIAALILIFLLMVVYYKSFVLSGIVLLGSFLSIIGVIFGHFIMNIFTADTFFLTATSLIGFIALIGISSRNSLLLIDFTKSLMSDKGMHKKEAIAYATATRAKPIFLTAAAIILASTLLASDAVFGGLGVSLIFGTIAAVIASLIVVPVLIDNSDLERHFNFEERKAVPIMEP
- the efp gene encoding elongation factor P; translated protein: MATIGMGDIKKGVRLEITGVPYKVVEFQHVKPGKGAAFVRCKVKSFLNGKVIEKTIHAGDKFEVPNMAHKTMQFLYDDGEMLQFMDNESYEQLGLTYDQCDDAMKWIKDGTSVQMVFHNGNAISVDAPEIMELKIVETAPNFKGDTSSASKKPATLETGAVVQVPYHVLEGDIIRVNTVEGEYMEKVK